A single Lolium perenne isolate Kyuss_39 chromosome 6, Kyuss_2.0, whole genome shotgun sequence DNA region contains:
- the LOC127310528 gene encoding uncharacterized protein, with the protein MEHLARAKAPRSRIYHLMAEGMAFKVTIALRASRVEKWIGDVKRDFLDAATTKCVGLDCKFTDPREGDQRAAVLQLSMASETLVFQICYDDEVPQVLKEFLQDGNIRFCGAAIGNDVKMMSPYGIHITYAYDLQKILPNPTNKSTPSLYDLANCTIGTNLEKKKMKK; encoded by the coding sequence ATGGAGCACCTCGCGCGCGCCAAGGCTCCTCGATCTCGGATATACCATCTCATGGCCGAAGGGATGGCTTTCAAGGTTACGATTGCTCTCCGTGCATCAAGAGTGGAGAAGTGGATCGGCGACGTCAAGAGGGACTTTCTCGACGCCGCAACGACCAAGTGCGTCGGCTTGGACTGCAAGTTCACCGACCCGCGAGAGGGTGATCAGCGCGCCGCCGTCCTTCAACTCTCGATGGCGTCCGAGACTTTGGTATTCCAGATTTGTTATGACGATGAAGTGCCACAAGTGCTCAAGGAGTTCTTGCAGGACGGAAACATCAGATTCTGCGGCGCGGCTATCGGCAATGATGTGAAAATGATGAGTCCCTACGGCATTCATATTACTTATGCGTACGACCTCCAGAAGATACTCCCGAACCCCACCAACAAGTCTACTCCGAGTCTATATGATCTAGCAAACTGTACCATTGGGACAAACCTTGAGAAGAAAAAGATGaagaagtga